A genomic region of Ignavibacteria bacterium contains the following coding sequences:
- a CDS encoding SBBP repeat-containing protein — protein sequence MKKLLIIIFVLSYATLNAQTFEWGKVFTGKVVETAYSITSDNNGNVYFTGGFTSGKLNFENVSLTNAGMEYASEDVFVAKMNSTGNIEWAISGGGADKEQGKKIGVDKNGNVYVTGEYKGDIVFGDKKISSASKGSPDIFLLKLDKDGKILWLKSYGGKQSDEVGDMSVDPDGNIYLTGHFGKVATFGGYEYKAFSEINGDAFIVKLDEGGEVKWLKQIGGKGRGGQNSLQFGNTISVSKSKYIYAGGWFLGHVRFTDTVITSYDFDNNNRRKSIYIVKYDSEGNRYWIKEHANKNVNNSSDGKITAMDTDYSGNIIAGGYFPGAILNGTNVINSFEVPNSYNEDIWITKYDSLGNNLWFNTFGNKGADRLTSIKVAQNDNVFLTGNTSGIYDFGAVKINTGFNNFFFVKMNSGGIPLSGVYATGMGSDGVGIALQQPGKAVLLGNYLGNIFKFESVNVTGQGAAQSIFLLGFDVN from the coding sequence ATGAAAAAATTATTAATAATTATTTTCGTTTTAAGTTATGCTACATTAAATGCTCAGACATTTGAATGGGGCAAAGTGTTTACAGGGAAAGTTGTTGAAACGGCTTATTCAATTACAAGTGATAATAACGGGAATGTATACTTTACAGGGGGATTTACGAGCGGAAAGCTAAATTTTGAGAATGTATCACTCACAAATGCCGGCATGGAATACGCTTCGGAAGATGTATTTGTTGCAAAGATGAATTCAACGGGAAATATTGAATGGGCGATATCAGGAGGCGGAGCAGATAAAGAACAAGGAAAGAAAATCGGTGTGGATAAAAACGGAAATGTTTATGTAACCGGGGAGTATAAAGGCGATATTGTATTCGGGGATAAGAAAATTTCGTCAGCGTCAAAAGGATCTCCTGATATTTTTTTATTGAAGCTTGATAAGGACGGAAAAATTTTATGGCTGAAAAGTTATGGAGGGAAGCAGAGTGACGAGGTAGGTGATATGTCGGTTGACCCTGACGGGAATATTTATTTAACGGGACATTTCGGAAAGGTTGCAACGTTCGGAGGTTATGAATACAAAGCGTTCAGTGAAATTAACGGGGATGCTTTTATTGTAAAGCTTGATGAGGGAGGTGAAGTAAAATGGCTTAAACAAATCGGCGGTAAAGGACGGGGAGGTCAGAACAGTCTGCAATTCGGAAATACGATCTCTGTCTCAAAATCAAAATATATTTATGCCGGAGGATGGTTTTTAGGACATGTAAGATTTACCGATACGGTTATAACAAGTTATGATTTTGATAATAATAATAGAAGGAAGAGCATATACATAGTTAAATATGACAGTGAGGGAAATCGTTACTGGATAAAAGAACACGCCAACAAAAATGTGAACAACAGTTCGGACGGTAAAATTACTGCTATGGATACGGATTATTCGGGCAACATAATTGCAGGCGGATATTTCCCAGGAGCAATTCTTAACGGCACCAATGTTATAAATTCTTTTGAAGTGCCTAATTCATATAATGAAGATATTTGGATAACAAAATATGATTCACTTGGAAATAATCTTTGGTTTAATACATTTGGAAATAAAGGAGCGGATAGATTGACTTCGATAAAAGTTGCACAAAATGATAATGTGTTTCTTACGGGAAATACATCGGGAATATATGATTTTGGTGCAGTAAAAATTAACACAGGTTTTAACAATTTCTTCTTTGTAAAAATGAATTCAGGAGGTATTCCTCTTTCAGGAGTTTATGCAACAGGCATGGGAAGCGACGGAGTAGGGATAGCACTTCAGCAACCGGGAAAGGCGGTTCTGCTTGGGAATTATCTTGGAAATATTTTTAAGTTTGAATCCGTCAATGTAACGGGACAGGGAGCGGCGCAGAGCATTTTTCTTTTAGGTTTCGACGTGAATTAA
- a CDS encoding SBBP repeat-containing protein: MKSVLQIIFLLVFFVNLANASDNPLWISRYNGTSNGIDEISSMTVDNSGNVYVTGRSQGGSSNYDYLTIKYNTNGDTLWAKRYNGPGNSIDEANDITLDNQGNVYVTGRSVDVSLNTDYATIKYNSNGDVVWLQRYNGPGNQDDNAYSLAVDEFYNVYVTGRSIGITSGADYATVRYNSSGILQWVSRYNGIGNFTDNAYSICYYGGSLFVTGMSMNTFNSSISADYVTIKYNLAGDSVWVKRYNGPGNNYDEPKKMLLDNSGNVYVTGLSRNTSAPESADFLTIKYSNAAGDSLWVKRYNGPGNNLDEANSLAIDILGNVYVVGVSVASLTGYDFTTVKYDISGAEQWVARYNFAPPNGYDEATDVALDNVGNVYVTGFSAVITGTGDFVTIKYNPSGTQQWSHRYNGPGNNSDAAWRIARDSAGFIYVAGNSNNAGLNVDYTTIKYDKTTGIKNISSIIPERYSLSQNYPNPFNPVTNLEFLIANSGFASLKIFDIKGNEVAHLVNQNLTAGKYKITFDGSNLSSGIYYYQLNVNDFSETKKMILIK; the protein is encoded by the coding sequence ATGAAATCTGTTTTACAAATAATATTTTTATTGGTCTTTTTTGTAAATCTCGCAAATGCAAGTGACAATCCTCTTTGGATTTCGAGATATAACGGAACATCGAACGGCATTGATGAAATAAGCTCAATGACTGTGGACAATTCCGGCAATGTATATGTAACCGGCAGGTCGCAGGGTGGTTCCAGCAATTATGATTATCTCACCATTAAATATAACACAAACGGAGATACCCTCTGGGCAAAAAGATATAATGGTCCCGGCAACAGCATTGATGAAGCTAATGACATTACACTTGATAATCAGGGCAATGTATATGTAACCGGCAGAAGCGTTGATGTCAGCTTAAATACGGATTATGCTACAATAAAATATAATTCAAACGGTGATGTTGTATGGCTTCAAAGATATAACGGTCCGGGAAATCAGGATGACAATGCATATTCGCTTGCAGTAGATGAATTTTATAATGTTTATGTTACGGGCAGAAGCATAGGTATAACCTCTGGCGCAGATTATGCTACGGTACGCTATAATTCATCGGGAATTCTTCAATGGGTTTCAAGATACAATGGCATCGGGAATTTTACCGACAATGCTTATTCAATATGCTATTACGGTGGCAGTTTATTTGTTACGGGAATGAGCATGAATACTTTTAATTCATCAATAAGCGCGGACTATGTTACAATCAAATATAATTTAGCGGGTGATTCCGTCTGGGTAAAGCGTTATAACGGTCCGGGTAATAATTATGATGAACCGAAAAAAATGCTTCTTGATAATTCGGGAAATGTTTATGTAACAGGCTTAAGCAGAAATACATCAGCTCCTGAAAGCGCTGATTTTCTTACAATAAAATACAGCAATGCGGCAGGTGATTCGCTTTGGGTAAAAAGATACAATGGTCCGGGAAATAATCTTGACGAAGCTAACTCTCTTGCAATTGATATTTTGGGAAATGTTTATGTGGTTGGAGTGAGTGTTGCCTCGCTTACAGGGTACGATTTTACAACAGTGAAGTATGATATTTCAGGGGCAGAACAATGGGTAGCAAGATATAATTTTGCTCCGCCTAACGGTTATGATGAAGCCACGGATGTTGCGCTTGATAATGTTGGGAATGTCTATGTAACCGGTTTCAGTGCGGTTATTACCGGAACGGGTGACTTTGTAACAATCAAATATAATCCCTCGGGTACACAGCAATGGTCGCATAGATATAATGGTCCGGGTAATAACAGTGATGCTGCATGGCGCATTGCAAGAGACAGCGCAGGCTTCATTTATGTTGCAGGCAACAGCAATAATGCAGGACTGAATGTTGATTACACAACAATTAAATATGATAAAACTACCGGAATTAAAAATATTTCATCCATAATTCCTGAGCGTTATTCACTATCTCAGAATTATCCTAATCCGTTTAACCCTGTTACAAATCTTGAATTTTTGATTGCAAATTCGGGTTTTGCATCGCTCAAAATATTTGATATAAAAGGAAATGAAGTTGCTCATTTGGTTAATCAAAATTTAACTGCAGGAAAATATAAAATTACCTTTGACGGTTCAAACTTATCAAGCGGAATTTATTATTATCAGTTGAATGTAAATGATTTTTCTGAAACTAAAAAAATGATTTTAATTAAATAA
- a CDS encoding T9SS type A sorting domain-containing protein: MKKFLFLIFISLCSTSYSQYVNIPDVMGVSNPNNSIGAPFDVITIRDTLPVFPGFPKIITSSSFEGAIFCNMDSDSDLEIVQNVGFTIQAFNKDASNVPGWPKTVSQPLQGAPAYGDIDGDGQNEIVCVTTLGASSGFIHAYKTNGTAVTGFPINHGYSSRTPVLADLNNDGKMEIIVNKRLSGAGEVYVYRGDATIYTGWPKPINHVPASSSAVGDITGDGIPEIISESYTSLYAWDRDGNIIAGFPFILPGDYKNSYSSPVLADVNGDNFREIIFGSQSQSGPGCVHILKKDGTVQTGWPKFTDNWVYTPPAVGLINGDNILDIAVGDQVLSGTPIDKLYCWDANGNSLAGFPVSNLNAINTQPILADIDGDNNIEIIVDDNTIDGNTGQYLAYNHDGTPVTGWPITLTGTTFFNVPCATDINRDGLLDIIGAGTVGGPNGTTYVYLWNTTKAYNTSKIILPVFQYNIQHTGVYNTPTLVNIKNEPSFVSDYKLHQNYPNPFNPSTEIKFEIPKTGFVSLKVFDMSGRIIADLVNQNLNQGSYNVTLNAENLSSGVYFYKLITTDFSQTKKMILLK; encoded by the coding sequence GTAATGGGAGTATCAAACCCAAACAATTCCATTGGAGCGCCATTTGATGTTATTACAATAAGAGATACTTTACCTGTGTTTCCCGGTTTTCCAAAAATTATAACAAGCAGTTCTTTTGAAGGCGCAATTTTTTGCAATATGGATTCTGACAGCGATCTAGAAATAGTCCAGAATGTTGGTTTTACAATTCAGGCATTTAATAAAGATGCCTCAAATGTTCCGGGCTGGCCCAAAACAGTTTCTCAACCTCTTCAGGGTGCGCCGGCATACGGTGATATTGACGGAGATGGACAAAATGAAATCGTTTGCGTAACTACTCTTGGCGCAAGCTCAGGTTTTATTCATGCATATAAAACAAACGGAACTGCTGTTACAGGTTTCCCTATCAATCATGGTTACTCATCACGCACACCGGTACTTGCTGATTTAAATAATGATGGCAAGATGGAAATTATTGTCAACAAACGTCTTTCAGGTGCCGGTGAAGTCTATGTATATAGAGGAGATGCTACTATCTATACGGGCTGGCCAAAACCAATAAATCATGTTCCGGCATCAAGCTCTGCTGTCGGTGACATTACCGGTGACGGCATTCCGGAAATTATTTCTGAGTCCTACACTTCATTATACGCATGGGATAGAGACGGAAATATAATTGCAGGGTTTCCTTTTATACTTCCGGGAGATTATAAAAATTCGTATTCATCTCCTGTGCTTGCTGATGTTAACGGAGATAATTTTAGAGAAATTATTTTCGGCTCACAATCGCAATCCGGTCCGGGATGTGTTCATATACTTAAAAAAGATGGAACAGTTCAAACCGGCTGGCCAAAATTCACCGATAACTGGGTTTACACTCCTCCTGCTGTCGGCTTAATAAACGGCGACAACATTCTTGATATCGCTGTCGGTGACCAGGTATTAAGCGGAACACCGATTGATAAATTATATTGCTGGGATGCAAACGGAAATTCTCTTGCAGGATTTCCTGTGAGCAACCTTAATGCAATTAATACTCAGCCAATCCTGGCTGACATTGATGGTGACAACAATATAGAAATCATTGTTGATGATAATACAATCGATGGTAATACAGGACAATATCTCGCATATAATCATGACGGCACACCCGTGACAGGATGGCCTATTACATTAACAGGTACAACATTTTTTAATGTGCCCTGTGCAACCGACATTAACCGTGACGGACTTCTGGATATTATTGGGGCAGGAACAGTGGGAGGTCCAAATGGAACCACATATGTTTACTTATGGAATACAACCAAAGCTTACAATACATCGAAAATCATTCTTCCTGTTTTTCAATACAATATTCAGCATACGGGAGTATATAATACTCCGACATTAGTAAATATTAAAAACGAACCGTCATTTGTTTCCGATTATAAACTTCATCAAAATTATCCTAACCCATTCAATCCTTCGACAGAAATAAAATTTGAAATCCCTAAAACAGGATTTGTTTCGCTGAAAGTCTTTGATATGTCCGGAAGAATAATTGCTGATTTAGTTAATCAAAACTTAAATCAAGGAAGCTATAATGTTACTTTGAATGCAGAGAATCTTTCAAGCGGAGTTTATTTTTATAAGCTCATTACAACCGATTTTTCCCAGACGAAAAAAATGATTTTGCTGAAATAA